The following proteins are encoded in a genomic region of Phycodurus eques isolate BA_2022a chromosome 11, UOR_Pequ_1.1, whole genome shotgun sequence:
- the LOC133410064 gene encoding uncharacterized protein C10orf105-like, whose translation MNTRDLGTNFTFDSTTEHTQFNVSTTTIAPTTSSYSLDIHDPEFTIMVVLGLTLLLAVLAIFLAVCRRSEQDEECEASCGSGQTLKHGQSQSSEPQLKVWKRLGSYRRSYNLSFRRPPHRRTHEHGNTRASHSPGTQTEQPGGSTEPHLTTPCLYDYVIEI comes from the coding sequence ATGAACACCAGAGATCTGGGAACCAACTTTACCTTTGACTCCACCACAGAACACACACAGTTCAATGTGTCAACCACTACTATCGCCCCCACCACCTCCTCCTATTCTTTAGACATCCATGACCCAGAATTCACCATTATGGTGGTGCTGGGCTTAACACTGCTGCTGGCAGTGTTGGCGATCTTCCTGGCAGTGTGTCGGCGCTCTGAACAAGACGAGGAGTGTGAGGCGAGCTGTGGCTCAGGACAGACTCTGAAACATGGACAAAGTCAGTCTAGTGAACCACAACTCAAGGTGTGGAAAAGGCTGGGCTCCTATCGGCGCTCGTACAATCTGTCCTTCAGAAGACCCCCTCATCGGAGGACACATGAGCATGGGAACACACGTGCTTCCCATTCTCCAGGCACACAGACAGAACAGCCGGGGGGCAGCACGGAGCCCCACCTTACTACGCCTTGTCTGTATGACTACGTCATTGAGATCTAG
- the vsir gene encoding V-type immunoglobulin domain-containing suppressor of T-cell activation, translating to MESGLLGSKTMLFWCSWLVLSSSGATSKTSHSFSSLSISTPHLYWTCPEGATFKPDCVQTGVPLAPADVVKHAWLFTPHSDQHCVGPLGPRHMTYGHSHGNHSLPPGLKFGYSNNNLWMVLQNVTIADQGRYCCMVLDFQQDHKHNSLVQSSHSHVVLHVTPRRNGSKECTVIDLKLPGVAVPVAVAIAACILALLSLPVILLLVYRQRQNSHSNRRAQELVRMDSEAQGHENPVFLGESPKVKTRTVAQIMTRQSSGTGHHLLSEPGTPMSPAAHGDVFFPVEDTIPESPDILLL from the exons CTACCAGTAAAACATCCCATTCTTTCTCTTCACTGAGCATTTCCACCCCTCACCTTTACTGGACCTGTCCGGAAGGGGCAACTTTCAAACCTGACTGTGTCCAGACAGGGGTCCCCTTGGCCCCCGCTGATGTCGTAAAACACGCCTGGCTTTTCACGCCACATAGTGACCAACACTGCGTGGGACCGTTGGGCCCGCGCCACATGACGTACGGTCATTCACATGGAAACCACAGCTTGCCACCAGGGTTGAAATTTGGATATTCAAATAACAACCTCTGGATGGTTCTACAGAACGTGACCATCGCTGACCAAGGGCGATACTGCTGTATGGTCCTGGACTTTCAGCAGGACCATAAACACAATAGCCTTGTGCAGAGTTCCCACAGTCATGTTGTACTCCATGTGACACCAC GAAGAAATGGATCTAAAGAATGTACAGTCATTGATCTTAAACTACCTGGAG TGGCTGTCCCAGTGGCCGTGGCCATAGCAGCCTGCATCTTGGCTCTACTTTCGCTGCCTGTCATTCTGCTACTTGTCTACAGACAGAGGCAGAACAGCCATTCGAACAGAC GTGCACAAGAGCTGGTGAGGATGGACAG TGAAGCTCAGGGCCATGAGAACCCAGTGTTTCTTGGGGAGTCACCAAAAGTGAAGACCCGTACCGTTGCGCAAATTATGACGAGGCAGTCCTCGGGGACAGGCCACCATCTGTTATCTGAACCAGGAACCCCCATGTCTCCTGCTGCACATGGGGATGTTTTCTTTCCAGTAGAAG ACACCATCCCCGAGTCTCCAGACATCCTTCTGCTTTAA